One region of Termitidicoccus mucosus genomic DNA includes:
- a CDS encoding sialidase family protein encodes MHTRTHTTRHPSMPGRAARLLAASACLLLAVAAPAQQPAAPAAKADKFDRAELREIADLALIPPVINPSPLPRYDYDTQDYVMALTTERTPKGRIWTAWIGGGDSPKAFLLAASSDDNGETWSKPRLVIDAQSPNLPIPRTVIIGNFWTDPLGRLWLFFDQTMNHFDGRSGLWATICENPDDASPAWSPPRRIWHGSMLNKPTVLSSGEWLLPAYLLQRDGIGPFKGKNVFSELDPQRGVNVLASSDQGKTWSLRGLRPFPNPDWHEAMIVEKKNGKLWMMARTKKGIMESFSDDQGATWSEPAGTAANIRNTNSRFFFRRLASGRLLLVKNGDELHKSKGRLQLSAWLSDDDGATWKGGLLIEDRVEKRATYPDGFQAPDGTIYIAYDYNRGPGQILMGRFTEADILAGKPVDPRTKLKMVVARPLKKQEPQAEAGAE; translated from the coding sequence ATGCATACTCGCACCCACACCACCCGCCACCCCTCGATGCCGGGGCGGGCCGCGCGCCTGCTCGCCGCGTCGGCCTGCCTGCTTTTGGCCGTCGCCGCGCCCGCCCAGCAACCGGCGGCCCCCGCCGCAAAAGCCGACAAGTTCGACCGCGCCGAATTGCGCGAGATCGCCGACCTGGCGTTGATACCGCCTGTCATCAACCCCTCGCCGCTGCCGCGCTATGATTACGACACGCAGGATTATGTGATGGCACTCACGACAGAGCGGACGCCGAAGGGGCGCATCTGGACCGCGTGGATCGGCGGCGGGGATAGTCCGAAAGCCTTTCTGCTGGCGGCAAGCAGCGACGACAACGGCGAAACGTGGAGCAAGCCGCGCCTTGTCATTGACGCCCAGTCGCCGAACCTGCCCATTCCGCGCACCGTCATCATCGGCAATTTCTGGACCGACCCACTGGGGCGGCTCTGGTTGTTTTTTGACCAGACGATGAATCATTTCGACGGACGCTCCGGTCTGTGGGCGACCATTTGCGAAAACCCCGACGACGCCAGCCCCGCCTGGTCGCCGCCCAGGCGCATCTGGCACGGCTCCATGCTGAACAAACCGACCGTCCTCTCCTCGGGCGAGTGGCTGCTGCCCGCCTACCTGTTGCAACGGGATGGAATCGGCCCCTTCAAGGGCAAAAACGTCTTCTCCGAACTCGACCCGCAGCGCGGTGTGAACGTGCTCGCGTCCTCCGACCAGGGCAAGACATGGAGCCTGCGCGGCCTCCGCCCATTCCCCAATCCCGACTGGCATGAGGCGATGATTGTGGAAAAGAAAAACGGGAAGCTCTGGATGATGGCGCGGACGAAAAAAGGCATCATGGAAAGTTTTTCCGACGACCAGGGCGCCACATGGAGCGAGCCGGCGGGCACCGCCGCGAATATACGAAACACCAACTCACGCTTCTTTTTCCGCCGCCTGGCCTCGGGCCGGTTGCTGCTCGTGAAAAACGGGGACGAACTGCACAAGAGCAAGGGACGCCTCCAGCTCAGCGCGTGGCTGTCCGACGACGATGGCGCCACGTGGAAAGGCGGCTTGCTCATCGAGGATCGTGTCGAGAAAAGAGCCACCTATCCCGACGGCTTCCAGGCGCCCGATGGCACGATTTATATAGCCTACGACTACAACCGCGGTCCCGGACAGATTCTCATGGGTCGTTTTACCGAGGCCGACATACTGGCCGGAAAGCCGGTCGACCCGCGGACAAAGTTAAAAATGGTCGTCGCCCGCCCGCTGAAAAAGCAAGAGCCGCAGGCGGAAGCGGGGGCGGAATAA
- a CDS encoding phosphotransferase family protein, whose product MAAETRNNIYYWKCDRPASLHGTTGDAAQRAGDDLLRQVAAMLAGRFGAAPADLRPGGGQGNHFIFRATIAEKDCMIRIEDGPERDDYMEVEAHVIDLIKKAGVPGWNFLGVDSSRAEVPFAWQVIERVPGHDLNLLLKEGRLDLHSCAEQIGAHVARWQSIRPEGFGPFRPGVLRAAGRLAGYHSAYGQYYNTRLEAHLGYLVKENFISNAEAAGIAGAIRDNAAVLRLPDDEGGCLVHKDLALWNVIGDAPDRIAAVIDWDDTVSGDPMDDISLLGCFYGGDVIARALAGYASVRRLPPFHEKRFWLHLLRNMLWKSVIRVGAGYFSMNSGLFLIGAGSDGAGLRDFTLKRIRTAVRGLRDSLLPEFL is encoded by the coding sequence ATGGCAGCAGAAACGCGCAACAATATATATTACTGGAAATGCGACCGCCCGGCGTCCCTGCACGGCACCACAGGGGACGCGGCGCAACGCGCCGGGGATGACTTGCTGCGGCAGGTTGCCGCCATGCTGGCGGGGCGGTTTGGCGCGGCGCCGGCCGATTTGCGCCCGGGCGGAGGGCAGGGCAATCATTTTATATTTCGCGCCACGATTGCGGAAAAAGACTGCATGATCCGCATCGAGGACGGCCCCGAGCGGGACGACTACATGGAGGTCGAGGCGCATGTGATCGACTTGATAAAAAAGGCCGGCGTGCCGGGCTGGAATTTCCTCGGCGTGGATTCGAGCCGGGCGGAGGTTCCGTTCGCATGGCAGGTCATCGAGCGCGTGCCGGGGCATGACCTCAACCTGTTGCTGAAGGAGGGGCGCCTCGATTTGCATTCATGCGCGGAGCAAATCGGCGCGCACGTCGCCCGGTGGCAGTCGATACGCCCGGAGGGATTCGGCCCGTTCCGGCCCGGCGTGCTGCGCGCCGCGGGGCGGCTGGCCGGTTATCACTCGGCTTACGGGCAATATTATAACACGAGGCTGGAGGCCCACCTCGGCTATCTTGTCAAAGAGAATTTTATATCAAACGCGGAGGCGGCAGGCATCGCCGGCGCAATCCGCGACAACGCCGCCGTGCTGCGGCTGCCCGACGACGAGGGCGGCTGCCTTGTCCACAAGGATCTCGCGCTTTGGAATGTCATCGGGGACGCGCCGGATCGCATCGCGGCGGTGATCGACTGGGACGACACGGTTTCGGGCGACCCGATGGACGATATTTCCCTGCTGGGATGTTTTTATGGCGGGGATGTGATTGCACGCGCGCTGGCCGGATACGCGTCGGTGCGCAGGCTGCCGCCGTTTCATGAAAAACGTTTCTGGCTGCACCTGCTTCGCAACATGCTCTGGAAGTCGGTCATTCGCGTCGGCGCGGGCTATTTCAGCATGAACAGCGGCCTCTTCCTCATTGGCGCGGGCAGCGACGGTGCGGGGCTGCGCGATTTCACCCTCAAGCGCATTCGCACCGCCGTGCGCGGGCTGCGCGATTCCCTACTCCCCGAATTTTTATGA
- a CDS encoding HpcH/HpaI aldolase family protein, with amino-acid sequence MSNTLQKNLRGSAGTIGTWLSIGSPIIAELAAECGFDWLLFDFEHGCASEASLIGNLQALNGSACVPIVRVGAPHPDLLMRVLDWGAKGVMVPHVESADDAEACVQAMHYPPRGRRGFSRSVRTYRYGVRPPAMDALEKPVFIAQIETLKGVRNAAAIAAVDGVDMLFVGPADLSLDIQARQEGHDSRPDYDACLKAVVEAARAAGKSTGILVRNSDDIHPLGMMGFHHLAVDSDLAILRNRYQQLLPSARAAAAP; translated from the coding sequence ATGAGCAACACGCTTCAAAAAAACTTGCGAGGTTCCGCCGGCACCATCGGCACCTGGCTGTCCATCGGATCGCCCATCATCGCGGAACTCGCCGCGGAATGCGGCTTCGACTGGCTCCTGTTCGATTTCGAGCATGGGTGTGCCTCCGAGGCATCCTTGATCGGAAATTTGCAGGCGCTGAACGGCTCCGCATGCGTGCCAATCGTGCGCGTCGGCGCGCCGCATCCCGACCTTCTCATGCGGGTGCTCGACTGGGGGGCAAAGGGGGTCATGGTCCCGCATGTCGAGTCTGCGGACGACGCCGAGGCGTGCGTGCAGGCGATGCATTATCCTCCGCGCGGGCGCCGGGGGTTTTCCAGGTCGGTGCGCACCTATCGCTACGGCGTGCGCCCGCCCGCGATGGATGCGCTGGAGAAGCCGGTGTTTATTGCGCAAATCGAAACGCTCAAGGGCGTGCGCAATGCCGCGGCAATAGCGGCGGTGGACGGGGTTGACATGCTCTTCGTCGGTCCCGCGGACCTGTCGCTTGATATACAAGCGAGGCAGGAAGGGCATGACAGCCGTCCGGATTATGACGCATGCCTGAAAGCCGTCGTGGAAGCCGCCCGCGCCGCCGGCAAATCCACCGGCATCCTGGTCCGCAACAGCGATGACATACACCCTCTTGGCATGATGGGCTTTCATCATCTGGCGGTCGATTCGGACCTGGCGATCCTGCGCAACCGTTATCAACAGCTGCTCCCGTCGGCCAGGGCCGCGGCAGCGCCATGA
- a CDS encoding autotransporter domain-containing protein → MKATTTAPHHISPGRCQVSCVIRAFPSALLATLLIATVPPADGSTWTGTATGNETNWFAGGNWDSGGVPTASDDVTINRSAGPVITTGSAVAKVVRVGSSGTGQLILRGDSALASTGNSAIAYGGTGHVLLEGGARWDVTGGLYLAENGGDGTLDIGGVAVVKTTAFSSIARSGGGQGTVNISGSAFFDVANSLFIGDAGHGTLNMSGSARAQNIGSGDLIIGRGANYSGTVTLRDFAAYTAGRDIILGDGGSSRGELYLNDNSTVQVTRDVIIGRGAGATGTIALGGSAKLTMSANLTIGGASGITSAHGELHLSDYAFVQVGTDAYIARYSTNTNSDGIVTVQDSSTLAVGGIFRVGGYGSGTLIVKDNALYTNTQTVLGQYGNAAGVAVVSGSATWITHGLVHIGYRGNGSLTLENGGHVMAGTRITLGSETDGTGDSILRITGTTAGLITGTDGASPTVIRGGSSSGAKKVIFDHGDANYTFVSHLEGTLAVEHSGAGYTLLTGSNNYTGGTVINGGTLAGSTASLQGPITTNAVALLAETAGVTGTYAGAVDGAGVLAIGGGTVELAGDFSAFDGTVAVREGTLLLAGAAAASVKKITLSAAATYDGGWTAGADRLLAGSGTVTGNVSLDNGAILRAGGDTASPGTLTIGGDLVINNSTLRFGLFDNNISDSINILGTLTATGINTIDISTMISGSYTLGNIAGLAGARLVIGGEEQVAGGRQSATLLEDPATPGNLVLIFNADISTLLRWTGSSTALINISDDNWTNGGSITKFAPGDTVIFDGAADAANPGRRAITLGAGALKVSDMRVEGAADYTFTGSGGITADASFVVTENGNANNLVNAEGKLLKTGAGTLAFENTGTNSFAGGIEIAGGAIVFNSPAQLGGATPNAITFTATGTLAAGADGLSLANEITIAPNAAATLDTRGHALAYAGASGASSSGTLTKRGTGTLSVTGTLRAANIVLAQGDLALAPGAQILAVTEVVVRPDTTWSGEGVVITPRFVNQGLFDARASGGEIRGTFVNQGVLKIGKAAGAASHGTLRIDGDYTGDGGTIGLDMTLNAAGTAVTHDKLLVTGNVSGSTAISFQSAPAAERLKGGVDALPALPAWLDAAGTLDPGAFTQAGTVEFGGRAYFMDFSTGKWIAGLAPAVPAIVCVDAAAILIGKASFASLSNRLVQARATNTARGMELWVGGLSRREKLGGSLYDGAKADTQGVQAGIDWAKPLGDGGFSFGLYFDYAKSDMHLGDRAASTDTEATAGGLYASWTLGKWYLDMMLRRANEHYDVAPRNTAPFSMKGDSWGGSIETGIALPLGRAWRLEPQAQLIYQTHDIDKAKDTIGRTYEIDSADSLDGRVGVKLWRDMPWRNGMRKFTPYIRASWLYEFKGASIVHVGDEEPFRNDLGGSTGMIDLGIALELGRGFAINAKGSWFFGGMTTGHSIDAGLGYAW, encoded by the coding sequence ATGAAAGCAACAACCACTGCCCCGCATCATATATCACCCGGCCGTTGCCAGGTGTCGTGTGTCATCCGGGCTTTCCCTTCTGCTCTGCTGGCGACGCTCCTCATCGCCACGGTGCCCCCTGCGGATGGCTCGACGTGGACGGGAACCGCCACGGGAAATGAAACCAACTGGTTTGCCGGTGGAAACTGGGACAGCGGCGGCGTGCCGACGGCTTCCGACGACGTGACTATAAACCGGTCTGCCGGCCCGGTCATCACCACCGGCTCCGCCGTCGCGAAAGTTGTCAGGGTCGGCAGCAGCGGAACAGGGCAGTTGATCCTGCGAGGCGACTCGGCCCTGGCCTCGACGGGCAATTCGGCCATCGCATACGGCGGAACCGGACACGTTCTGCTGGAAGGCGGCGCGCGATGGGATGTGACCGGAGGGTTGTATCTTGCGGAAAACGGGGGTGACGGGACGCTGGACATCGGCGGCGTGGCGGTGGTCAAGACGACCGCGTTTTCCTCGATTGCCAGAAGCGGAGGCGGGCAGGGAACCGTGAATATCTCCGGTTCCGCTTTTTTTGACGTGGCCAACAGTCTTTTTATCGGAGACGCCGGGCACGGCACATTAAACATGAGCGGCTCGGCGCGGGCGCAAAACATAGGAAGCGGGGATCTGATCATAGGGCGGGGCGCAAACTATTCCGGCACGGTGACACTCCGCGATTTCGCGGCATACACGGCGGGCCGGGACATAATTTTGGGCGACGGCGGCAGCAGCCGCGGCGAATTGTATCTAAATGATAATTCCACGGTGCAGGTCACGAGGGATGTCATCATAGGCAGGGGAGCCGGTGCCACCGGCACGATCGCCCTCGGCGGCTCCGCGAAATTGACAATGAGCGCCAACCTTACGATTGGCGGCGCCAGCGGCATCACCAGTGCCCATGGTGAGCTGCACCTGAGCGACTATGCCTTTGTCCAAGTCGGGACAGATGCCTATATAGCCAGATATTCCACCAATACCAACAGCGACGGGATCGTCACCGTGCAGGACTCGTCCACGCTCGCCGTCGGGGGCATTTTCCGCGTGGGCGGCTATGGCAGCGGCACCTTGATTGTGAAGGACAACGCGCTTTATACAAACACGCAGACCGTGCTGGGGCAGTATGGAAACGCGGCGGGCGTGGCCGTGGTGAGCGGCTCGGCGACATGGATCACCCACGGGCTCGTCCACATCGGCTACCGCGGCAACGGCTCGCTCACGCTCGAAAACGGCGGGCACGTAATGGCCGGCACCCGCATCACCTTGGGCAGCGAAACCGACGGGACGGGCGACAGCATCCTGCGCATCACAGGCACCACGGCGGGCCTGATCACCGGCACCGACGGTGCCAGCCCCACCGTCATCCGCGGCGGCTCGTCGTCGGGGGCCAAGAAAGTTATCTTCGACCACGGCGACGCCAATTATACTTTTGTCAGTCACCTCGAGGGCACGCTCGCCGTGGAGCACTCCGGGGCGGGATACACGTTGCTCACGGGCAGCAACAATTACACGGGCGGCACTGTCATCAATGGAGGCACGCTCGCGGGCAGCACCGCCAGCCTGCAAGGCCCCATCACGACAAACGCCGTCGCCCTCCTCGCCGAGACCGCGGGCGTGACCGGCACCTACGCAGGGGCGGTTGACGGCGCGGGCGTCCTCGCAATCGGTGGCGGCACCGTGGAACTGGCGGGGGATTTCTCGGCCTTTGACGGCACCGTGGCCGTCCGCGAAGGCACGCTGCTCCTCGCGGGCGCGGCGGCGGCCTCTGTCAAAAAAATAACCCTCTCCGCCGCCGCCACCTATGACGGCGGCTGGACGGCTGGCGCGGACCGGCTCCTCGCCGGCTCGGGCACCGTCACCGGCAATGTCTCCCTCGACAACGGCGCGATCCTGCGGGCCGGCGGCGACACCGCCTCGCCCGGCACGCTCACCATCGGCGGCGATCTCGTCATTAATAATTCCACCCTGCGCTTCGGTCTTTTTGATAATAATATAAGCGACTCGATCAACATTCTCGGCACGCTCACCGCCACGGGTATCAACACCATTGATATAAGCACGATGATCTCCGGCTCCTACACGCTGGGCAACATCGCCGGGCTGGCCGGCGCGCGCTTGGTCATTGGCGGCGAGGAGCAGGTTGCCGGCGGACGGCAGAGCGCGACGCTGCTCGAGGACCCTGCCACGCCCGGCAACCTCGTGCTCATATTCAACGCCGACATCTCCACCCTCCTCAGGTGGACCGGCTCCAGCACGGCGCTCATCAACATCAGCGACGACAACTGGACGAACGGCGGCTCGATCACAAAATTCGCGCCGGGCGACACGGTGATCTTCGACGGCGCGGCGGACGCCGCCAACCCCGGACGCCGCGCCATCACGCTGGGCGCGGGCGCGCTGAAGGTGTCCGACATGCGCGTGGAAGGCGCCGCCGATTACACCTTCACCGGCTCCGGCGGCATCACCGCCGACGCGAGTTTCGTCGTGACCGAAAACGGCAACGCCAACAACCTCGTCAACGCCGAAGGCAAGCTCCTAAAGACGGGCGCGGGCACGCTCGCGTTTGAAAACACCGGCACAAACAGTTTCGCCGGCGGCATCGAAATCGCGGGCGGGGCGATTGTTTTCAACTCCCCTGCCCAACTCGGCGGCGCGACCCCCAACGCGATCACCTTCACCGCGACCGGCACGCTGGCCGCCGGTGCGGACGGGCTCTCGCTTGCCAACGAAATCACCATCGCCCCCAATGCCGCCGCCACGCTCGACACGCGGGGGCACGCGCTCGCCTACGCGGGCGCGTCCGGCGCGTCGTCGAGCGGTACGCTCACGAAACGCGGCACCGGCACGCTCTCCGTCACCGGCACGCTCCGGGCCGCGAACATCGTCCTCGCGCAAGGCGACCTCGCTCTTGCCCCGGGCGCGCAAATCCTCGCCGTCACCGAGGTCGTTGTCCGTCCCGATACCACATGGAGCGGCGAGGGCGTGGTGATCACGCCGAGATTTGTCAACCAGGGCCTCTTCGACGCCCGCGCCTCCGGCGGCGAAATCAGGGGCACGTTTGTCAACCAAGGCGTCCTCAAGATCGGCAAGGCTGCCGGCGCCGCTTCGCACGGCACGCTGCGGATTGACGGCGACTACACCGGCGACGGCGGCACGATAGGCCTCGACATGACCCTCAATGCGGCGGGCACGGCGGTCACGCACGACAAGCTGCTCGTCACGGGCAATGTTTCCGGCAGCACGGCCATCTCGTTCCAATCCGCGCCCGCCGCCGAGCGGCTCAAGGGCGGCGTGGATGCGCTCCCCGCCCTGCCGGCGTGGCTGGACGCGGCCGGCACCCTCGATCCGGGCGCCTTCACGCAAGCCGGGACCGTCGAGTTTGGCGGGAGGGCGTATTTCATGGACTTCTCCACTGGCAAATGGATCGCAGGTCTCGCACCCGCGGTGCCGGCGATCGTGTGCGTGGACGCCGCGGCCATATTAATAGGCAAGGCTTCCTTCGCTTCGCTATCGAATCGCCTGGTGCAGGCCCGCGCGACAAACACCGCGCGCGGCATGGAGTTGTGGGTGGGTGGGCTCAGCCGGCGCGAGAAACTGGGCGGCTCGCTTTACGACGGGGCGAAGGCGGACACGCAGGGCGTGCAAGCCGGCATCGATTGGGCAAAACCCTTGGGCGACGGCGGTTTTTCCTTCGGCCTTTATTTCGATTATGCAAAGTCCGACATGCATCTCGGGGACCGTGCCGCGTCAACGGACACCGAGGCCACCGCTGGCGGGCTCTATGCCTCGTGGACTTTGGGGAAATGGTATCTGGACATGATGCTGAGGCGCGCGAACGAGCACTATGACGTCGCGCCCCGCAATACCGCCCCGTTTTCCATGAAAGGCGACTCGTGGGGCGGCTCCATCGAAACCGGGATCGCGCTGCCGCTTGGCCGCGCCTGGCGCCTCGAGCCCCAGGCCCAGTTGATATATCAAACCCATGATATCGACAAAGCAAAGGACACGATCGGGCGCACCTATGAAATAGACAGTGCCGACTCGCTCGACGGGCGCGTCGGCGTGAAGCTCTGGAGAGATATGCCATGGCGCAACGGCATGCGCAAGTTCACCCCCTATATAAGGGCCAGCTGGTTGTATGAGTTCAAAGGCGCCTCCATCGTGCATGTCGGCGATGAAGAGCCGTTCCGAAACGATCTCGGCGGCTCCACCGGGATGATCGATCTCGGCATCGCTCTGGAGCTGGGCCGCGGATTCGCCATAAACGCCAAGGGGTCCTGGTTCTTTGGCGGCATGACCACCGGCCATAGTATTGATGCCGGCCTCGGTTATGCATGGTGA
- a CDS encoding lactonase family protein — protein MRTSLVACAFIAATFSPAGTPGASAEGLAQAIVIANDDAVIYNSRGESGIRTDAGPGSVTAVVFSGEIPRVATVADIPASLTGAPVSIALHPGRPLVIVTSAMRQVVDAGKAKQEPDNRVSLLRLEDGVLTRIAALEVGSQPSGVSFSPDGSLAYVANRNEGSVSVIEVSENAMKERARVTLAAKEASLAHMQLSPNGTRALATLNNTNEILFMTIDPQGVPVVTQRIKAGKGPYAARFSPDGRVAVVAHIWSDEVVFFSVGGGGLHETGRVKTARIPEGIDISRDGEWLAVNCLGGFGVVDTAHPEFGKTGRVYLLQREGDRYVPRDDLPVPDGPQFAVFTPSGKHLAVAGTGSKKLRLFDCADGRLRPAHIDINLPSEPAAAHRL, from the coding sequence ATGAGAACATCCCTTGTCGCATGCGCATTTATTGCCGCCACATTCTCCCCGGCCGGGACGCCCGGCGCGAGCGCGGAAGGGCTCGCCCAGGCAATCGTGATCGCGAATGACGATGCCGTCATATATAATTCGAGAGGCGAGTCCGGCATCCGGACCGATGCCGGCCCCGGGAGTGTGACGGCGGTTGTCTTTTCCGGGGAAATTCCACGCGTCGCCACTGTCGCCGACATACCGGCCAGCCTGACCGGAGCCCCAGTATCCATTGCGCTGCATCCGGGACGGCCCCTCGTCATCGTCACGTCCGCCATGCGGCAAGTGGTGGATGCGGGGAAGGCGAAACAAGAGCCCGACAACCGGGTTTCGTTGTTGCGCCTGGAGGACGGCGTGTTGACGAGGATCGCCGCGCTGGAAGTCGGCTCGCAGCCATCGGGCGTGTCCTTTTCCCCCGACGGCTCATTGGCCTATGTCGCCAACCGCAATGAGGGCTCCGTCTCAGTCATCGAGGTGTCGGAGAACGCCATGAAAGAACGCGCGCGGGTGACCCTGGCCGCGAAGGAGGCGTCGCTCGCCCACATGCAACTGTCCCCGAACGGCACACGCGCCCTGGCCACGTTAAATAATACAAACGAGATTTTGTTTATGACCATTGATCCGCAGGGCGTGCCCGTGGTGACGCAACGAATCAAAGCTGGGAAAGGTCCGTATGCGGCGCGGTTCAGCCCCGATGGACGCGTGGCGGTGGTGGCCCACATCTGGTCCGACGAGGTCGTATTTTTTTCGGTCGGTGGCGGCGGTCTCCATGAAACCGGACGCGTGAAGACGGCCCGGATTCCCGAGGGGATTGATATAAGCCGCGACGGGGAGTGGCTGGCGGTCAACTGTCTCGGCGGGTTCGGGGTTGTCGATACCGCGCATCCGGAGTTCGGAAAAACGGGACGTGTATATTTGCTCCAGCGCGAAGGCGACCGGTATGTCCCGCGGGATGATCTGCCTGTGCCCGACGGACCTCAATTTGCCGTGTTTACACCGTCGGGGAAACATTTGGCGGTGGCCGGCACCGGCTCGAAGAAACTGCGTCTGTTTGACTGCGCGGACGGGCGTTTGCGGCCCGCGCACATTGACATAAACCTGCCTTCGGAGCCCGCCGCCGCCCATCGGCTTTGA
- a CDS encoding MFS transporter — protein MNPDQNARKSAATDGKIDRDSGGRGSINNDGVILPPAEALVAAESGGATPASPGAGFIERGTPAFWRTLLALFAAGFATFALLYCVQPLMPVFAKDFGLGAAASSLVLSASTITLACGLVFTGPLSDAIGRKPVMLTALFGAAFSMLATALMPTWHGVIATRVLTGLFLSGLVAVAMTYLSEEIQPKVLGLAMGLYIAGNAIGGMSGRLLTGVIVDFVSWRVALGIMGVLATLAALAFHKLAPPSRHFCATPLNVRALAANFRLHLADAALPWLFAEGFLLMGGFVTFFNYITYRLLGAPYNLSQALVGFVSAVYLTGIYSSTRVGALADKLGRRRVFRAVIAAMLAGVLITLAEPLWLVLAGMLVFTFGFFGAHSVASSWIGRRALRARGQASSLYLILYYTGSSVAGTGGGFFWHHAGWAGVGLFIAGLLAVALLIALRLAKVPPLAPPAAAKT, from the coding sequence ATGAACCCAGACCAGAACGCGAGGAAATCCGCCGCCACTGACGGGAAGATCGACCGTGACAGCGGCGGCAGGGGAAGCATCAACAACGACGGGGTGATTTTGCCCCCCGCCGAGGCGCTCGTCGCGGCGGAAAGCGGCGGCGCGACGCCCGCGTCCCCGGGGGCCGGTTTTATCGAGCGGGGGACGCCCGCGTTCTGGCGGACGCTGCTGGCGCTGTTCGCCGCAGGCTTCGCCACCTTCGCGCTGCTGTATTGCGTGCAGCCGCTCATGCCCGTCTTTGCGAAGGACTTCGGGCTCGGCGCGGCCGCGAGCAGCCTGGTGCTCTCGGCCTCGACCATCACGCTCGCCTGCGGACTCGTCTTCACCGGGCCGCTGTCCGACGCCATTGGACGCAAGCCCGTCATGCTCACCGCGCTGTTTGGCGCGGCCTTCTCCATGCTCGCCACCGCCCTCATGCCGACTTGGCACGGCGTGATCGCGACACGCGTGCTGACCGGCCTGTTCCTGAGCGGGCTGGTCGCCGTCGCCATGACCTATTTGAGCGAGGAGATCCAACCCAAGGTGCTTGGCCTTGCGATGGGCCTTTACATTGCCGGCAACGCCATCGGCGGCATGTCCGGGCGCTTGCTGACGGGCGTGATCGTGGATTTCGTTTCATGGCGCGTGGCGCTCGGGATCATGGGCGTCCTGGCGACGCTGGCCGCGCTCGCCTTCCACAAGCTCGCCCCGCCCTCCCGGCATTTTTGCGCCACGCCGCTGAACGTGCGCGCCCTCGCCGCGAACTTCCGCCTGCACCTGGCGGACGCCGCGCTGCCATGGCTGTTCGCCGAGGGGTTTTTGCTGATGGGCGGGTTTGTGACTTTTTTCAACTACATCACCTACCGGCTCCTCGGCGCGCCCTACAACCTGAGCCAGGCGCTCGTCGGTTTTGTCTCCGCGGTGTATCTGACAGGCATCTACAGCTCGACGCGCGTCGGCGCGCTGGCCGACAAGCTCGGACGCCGGCGCGTGTTTCGCGCCGTGATCGCGGCGATGCTCGCCGGCGTGCTTATAACCTTGGCGGAACCGCTTTGGCTGGTGCTGGCCGGGATGCTGGTGTTCACGTTCGGTTTTTTTGGCGCGCACTCGGTCGCGAGCAGTTGGATCGGACGCCGGGCGCTCCGGGCGCGCGGGCAGGCGTCGTCGCTTTACCTTATCCTGTATTACACCGGCTCAAGCGTGGCGGGGACGGGCGGCGGATTTTTCTGGCACCACGCCGGCTGGGCGGGCGTGGGATTGTTTATAGCGGGCCTGCTGGCGGTCGCGCTGCTGATCGCGCTGCGCCTCGCAAAAGTCCCGCCGCTGGCGCCGCCCGCCGCCGCAAAAACATAA